A region of Catharus ustulatus isolate bCatUst1 chromosome 9, bCatUst1.pri.v2, whole genome shotgun sequence DNA encodes the following proteins:
- the NIBAN1 gene encoding protein Niban 1 isoform X2: protein MGASASAALDDSKCSYIRGKTEATIKNFSPHYRRQHAVAFCRHVQEELEQHRHSQSRFLKTRPPGEAGTVLYEAELLHFAEDLKKWKDRYVVIKNDYTVDCFETKEAYQKGASPKYHILPAGGKVLTSEEDYNLLSDKHFPDPLGSSEEAAAAFVPLPKEFPVYLWQPFSRHSYYCFPEPGAQRRFSAVLGDCVRHSNHDFLKQTTYEVEAFLEAIQFFRQEKGHYGTWEMTTGNEKEILSNLVMEELLPNLQTMILPKMKGKRNDRKRAWFGIVEETYGLVQQQVEEGLNTLKKECREFAKTLEGTIRSDMDQILNSKNFLAGKIKASVSEPAQKCCTENIQPFLTSILEELMGPISSGFMEVRSLFDKEVNEIIQDFQKTNDMTRLKENVDQLMTLPFNSVKMEPCYLKVNLLQEFLQDLKTRFKVYHIDFVIQRTQNFMQELMENAVYTFEQLFSPSRQADSAKVATTIEKVKLRVLKQYDYDSSTIRKKIFQEALVQITLPTMQKTLASTFKPELQRYEQYIFADYTSVIQVENVYEEILYQTLLEEALKVIEEAAVLRKHNLFEDSLKVPCESVSSLTELRTPVGSAQGTPTKVPTAARAEGSDTESHGDKILVVTGKIAWEKDADEGKSPDKEADTSVSAAGDQASRREAVAVTDIGDKQDSFLAGHHEQGVVEGKSTLENESECVVSTEGELKTQQKAVEEKVASETDTAVINFGASPQIEFKVTEGAAEEEVTSESQTAVAAVSASGTEKASTAQEKGSEIHSQVGKGVLTDTEILGSAEKKSKVENEIMEKLSESENAVGTGFKGDSEKESDESTETKIVSQDEKRGRAGLGDSPEKESQSEGKSCKAPDDVNEIRNLLMLTVEIPADTPAENIKEVCEGELLKLQEHHNGNYELSQVAVAGIEVSQKMQSEDAGECAELKEERPSSASPGTDGRSAESLPRGAQAAWLVEAKAEVESQPGERWQPEEHTGKAVEDQKPYGEEGTGNSHAVPGEAGTQSCFPSPADGATGDVPILDSAKPGLLEPVSLEPGRPEGQPGEQSASHAGIPSTAGKAVLPEEHREVGSTQHNSEE from the exons GGAAAACAGAGGCCACCATCAAGAACTTCAGCCCCCACTACCGCCGGCAGCACGCCGTGGCTTTCTGCAGGCAcgtgcaggaggagctggagcagcaccgCCACTCCCAGTCCCGCTTCCTGAAAACCAGG cccccaggggaAGCCGGGACAGTTCTGTAcgaagcagagctgctgcactttGCTGAGGACCTGAAGAAGTGGAAGGACAGATACGTTGTGATCAAAAATGACTACACTGTGGATTGCTTTGAGACCAAAGAG GCCTACCAGAAGGGAGCCAGCCCTAAATATCACATTCTTCCTGCAGGAGGCAAAGTCCTGACTTCAGAAGAAGATTACAATTTGCTGTCTGATAAACATTTTCCAGACCCTCTTG GCTCAAGCGAGGAGGCGGCTGCGGCTTTCGTTCCTCTCCCGAAGGAGTTCCCGGTGTACCTGTGGCAGCCCTTCTCCAGGCACAGCTACTACTGCTTCCCTGAGCCAGGGGCACAGAGACGCTTCAGCGCCGTGCTGGGGGACTGTGTGAGGCACTCCAACCATG ACTTTCTCAAACAGACCACGTATGAAGTGGAGGCGTTCTTAGAGGCCATTCAGTTCTTCCGGCAGGAGAAAGGCCACTATGGCACGTGGGAAATGACAACTGGCAATGAAAAGGAG atcctgagcaacctggtgatggaggaactgctgcctaACCTCCAGACAATGATCCTGCCTAAAATGAAGGGAAAGAGGAATGACAGGAAACGGGCCTGGTTTGGG ATCGTAGAGGAAACCTATGGCTTAGTCCAGCAGCAGGTGGAAGAAGGATTAAATACCTTGAAAAAAGAATGTAGAGAATTTGCAAAAACTCTTGAAGGGACCATTCGTTCAGACATGGATCAGATTCTGAACTCCAAGAACTTCTTAGCTGGAAAAATCAAAG CCAGTGTTTCTGAGCCTGCCCAGAAGTGCTGCACAGAGAATATCCAGCCATTTCTCACCTCCATCCTGGAGGAGCTCATGGGGCCCATCAGTTCTGGATTCATGGAAGTGCGCTCGCTTTTTGATAAGGAGGTGAATGAAATCATCCAGGACTTCCAGAAGACCAATGACATGACCAGGCTAAAGGAG AATGTGGATCAGCTCATGACCCTGCCCTTCAACTCAGTGAAAATGGAGCCCTGCTATCTGAAAGTGAacctgctccaggagttccTGCAGGACCTCAAGACTCGCTTCAAGGTCTATCACATTGATTTTGTGATTCAGAGGACACAGAACTTCATGCAAGAG ctgatggaaaatgcagtttataCTTTTGAGCAGTTGTTCTCTCCAAGCCGCCAGGCAGACTCGGCCAAAGTTGCAACAACCATTGAAAAAGTCAAGCTGAGAGTGCTGAAG CAATACGATTACGACAGCAGTACCATCCGCAAGAAGATATTCCAAGAGGCACTGGTGCAGATTACCTTGCCCACAATGCAGAAGACACTGGCTTCAACATTCAAACCA GAGTTGCAGAGATACGAGCAGTACATTTTTGCTGATTACACAAGTGTGATCCAAGTAGAGAACGTGTATGAAGAGATTTTATATCAGACACTGCTTGAAGAGGCCCTGAAAG tGATTGAAGAAGCTGCCGTTCTGAGGAAGCACAACCTGTTTGAGGACAGCCTGAAGGTGCCCTGCGAGAGCGTGTCCAGCCTGACGGAGCTGAGAACCCCCGTGGGATCAGCACAGGGCACCCCCACCAAGGTGCCCACGGCTGCCCGAGCCGAGGGCTCGGACACTGAGAGCCACGGGGACAAAATACTCGTTGTGACAGGGAAAATCGCGTGGGAGAAGGATGCTGATGAGGGAAAGTCACCAGACAAAGAGGCAGACACCTCTGTTAGTGCAGCTGGTGATcaggccagcaggagggaagcagTGGCTGTTACAGACATTGGTGACAAACAGGATTCCTTTTTGGCTGGCCACCATGAACAAGGAGTTGTAGAGGGAAAAAGCACATTGGAGAATGAATCAGAGTGTGTAGTGAGCACTGAGGGAGAACTGAAGACACAACAAAAAGCTGTGGAGGAAAAAGTAGCTTCCGAGACTGACACTGCAGTAATAAATTTTGGAGCCAGCCCTCAAATAGAATTTAAGGTaactgaaggagcagcagaggaagaagtGACTTCAGAGAGTCaaacagcagtggctgctgtgtcTGCCAGCGGCACAGAGAAagcaagcacagcacaggaaaagggtTCTGAGATACACTCTCAGGTGGGAAAGGGAGTTTTAACAGATACAGAGATTTTAGGGagtgcagaaaagaaaagcaaggtaGAAAACGAAATTATGGAAAAATTATCTGAGAGTGAAAATGCAGTAGGAACAGGGTTTAAAGGGGATAGTGAAAAAGAAAGCGATGAGAGTACTGAGACAAAGATTGTCTCCCAGGatgaaaagagagggagagcagggtTGGGGGATAGTCCTGAAAAAGAAAGCCAGTCCGAAGGAAAGAGTTGTAAAGCCCCCGATGATGTGAATGAGATAAGGAATTTGCTGATGTTGACAGTCGAGATCCCAGCAGATACTCCAGCTGAGAACATCAAGGAGGTTTGTGAGGGAGAGCTGCTGAAGTTACAGGAGCACCACAACGGGAACTACGAGCTGAGCCAAGTGGCCGTGGCAGGAATTGAGGTGAGCCAGAAGATGCAGAGTGAAGATGCAGGAGAATGTGCGGAGCTGAAGGAGGAGCGCCCGTCCTCAGCCAGCCCGGGGACAGACGGGAGGAGTGCAGAGAGCCTGCCCAGGGGGGCACAAGCAGCGTGGCTGGTGGAGGCAAAGGCAGAGGTGGAGAGCCAACCCGGTGAGAGATGGCAGCCGGAGGAACACACGGGAAAAGCGGTGGAAGACCAAAAGCCGTATGGGGAGGAAGGAACAGGGAACAGCCACGCTGTCCCGGGGGAGgctggcacacagagctgctttccgAGCCCTGCAGATGGAGCCACGGGGGACGTGCCCATCCTGGATAGCGCCAAGCCGGGACTGCTGGAGCCGGTGTCCCTG gagccgGGGCGGCCGGAGGGGCAGCCGGGAGAGCAGTCTGCTTCACACGCAGGAATTCCGAGCACGGCAGGAAAAGCCGTCCTCCCTGAAGAACACCGAGAGGTTGGCTCCACGCAGCACAACTCCGAGGAGTAA
- the NIBAN1 gene encoding protein Niban 1 isoform X1 — protein MGASASAALDDSKCSYIRGKTEATIKNFSPHYRRQHAVAFCRHVQEELEQHRHSQSRFLKTRPPGEAGTVLYEAELLHFAEDLKKWKDRYVVIKNDYTVDCFETKEAYQKGASPKYHILPAGGKVLTSEEDYNLLSDKHFPDPLGSSEEAAAAFVPLPKEFPVYLWQPFSRHSYYCFPEPGAQRRFSAVLGDCVRHSNHDFLKQTTYEVEAFLEAIQFFRQEKGHYGTWEMTTGNEKEILSNLVMEELLPNLQTMILPKMKGKRNDRKRAWFGIVEETYGLVQQQVEEGLNTLKKECREFAKTLEGTIRSDMDQILNSKNFLAGKIKASVSEPAQKCCTENIQPFLTSILEELMGPISSGFMEVRSLFDKEVNEIIQDFQKTNDMTRLKENVDQLMTLPFNSVKMEPCYLKVNLLQEFLQDLKTRFKVYHIDFVIQRTQNFMQELMENAVYTFEQLFSPSRQADSAKVATTIEKVKLRVLKQYDYDSSTIRKKIFQEALVQITLPTMQKTLASTFKPELQRYEQYIFADYTSVIQVENVYEEILYQTLLEEALKVIEEAAVLRKHNLFEDSLKVPCESVSSLTELRTPVGSAQGTPTKVPTAARAEGSDTESHGDKILVVTGKIAWEKDADEGKSPDKEADTSVSAAGDQASRREAVAVTDIGDKQDSFLAGHHEQGVVEGKSTLENESECVVSTEGELKTQQKAVEEKVASETDTAVINFGASPQIEFKVTEGAAEEEVTSESQTAVAAVSASGTEKASTAQEKGSEIHSQVGKGVLTDTEILGSAEKKSKVENEIMEKLSESENAVGTGFKGDSEKESDESTETKIVSQDEKRGRAGLGDSPEKESQSEGKSCKAPDDVNEIRNLLMLTVEIPADTPAENIKEVCEGELLKLQEHHNGNYELSQVAVAGIEVSQKMQSEDAGECAELKEERPSSASPGTDGRSAESLPRGAQAAWLVEAKAEVESQPGERWQPEEHTGKAVEDQKPYGEEGTGNSHAVPGEAGTQSCFPSPADGATGDVPILDSAKPGLLEPVSLEPQQRRGQPGAHTEPGRPEGQPGEQSASHAGIPSTAGKAVLPEEHREVGSTQHNSEE, from the exons GGAAAACAGAGGCCACCATCAAGAACTTCAGCCCCCACTACCGCCGGCAGCACGCCGTGGCTTTCTGCAGGCAcgtgcaggaggagctggagcagcaccgCCACTCCCAGTCCCGCTTCCTGAAAACCAGG cccccaggggaAGCCGGGACAGTTCTGTAcgaagcagagctgctgcactttGCTGAGGACCTGAAGAAGTGGAAGGACAGATACGTTGTGATCAAAAATGACTACACTGTGGATTGCTTTGAGACCAAAGAG GCCTACCAGAAGGGAGCCAGCCCTAAATATCACATTCTTCCTGCAGGAGGCAAAGTCCTGACTTCAGAAGAAGATTACAATTTGCTGTCTGATAAACATTTTCCAGACCCTCTTG GCTCAAGCGAGGAGGCGGCTGCGGCTTTCGTTCCTCTCCCGAAGGAGTTCCCGGTGTACCTGTGGCAGCCCTTCTCCAGGCACAGCTACTACTGCTTCCCTGAGCCAGGGGCACAGAGACGCTTCAGCGCCGTGCTGGGGGACTGTGTGAGGCACTCCAACCATG ACTTTCTCAAACAGACCACGTATGAAGTGGAGGCGTTCTTAGAGGCCATTCAGTTCTTCCGGCAGGAGAAAGGCCACTATGGCACGTGGGAAATGACAACTGGCAATGAAAAGGAG atcctgagcaacctggtgatggaggaactgctgcctaACCTCCAGACAATGATCCTGCCTAAAATGAAGGGAAAGAGGAATGACAGGAAACGGGCCTGGTTTGGG ATCGTAGAGGAAACCTATGGCTTAGTCCAGCAGCAGGTGGAAGAAGGATTAAATACCTTGAAAAAAGAATGTAGAGAATTTGCAAAAACTCTTGAAGGGACCATTCGTTCAGACATGGATCAGATTCTGAACTCCAAGAACTTCTTAGCTGGAAAAATCAAAG CCAGTGTTTCTGAGCCTGCCCAGAAGTGCTGCACAGAGAATATCCAGCCATTTCTCACCTCCATCCTGGAGGAGCTCATGGGGCCCATCAGTTCTGGATTCATGGAAGTGCGCTCGCTTTTTGATAAGGAGGTGAATGAAATCATCCAGGACTTCCAGAAGACCAATGACATGACCAGGCTAAAGGAG AATGTGGATCAGCTCATGACCCTGCCCTTCAACTCAGTGAAAATGGAGCCCTGCTATCTGAAAGTGAacctgctccaggagttccTGCAGGACCTCAAGACTCGCTTCAAGGTCTATCACATTGATTTTGTGATTCAGAGGACACAGAACTTCATGCAAGAG ctgatggaaaatgcagtttataCTTTTGAGCAGTTGTTCTCTCCAAGCCGCCAGGCAGACTCGGCCAAAGTTGCAACAACCATTGAAAAAGTCAAGCTGAGAGTGCTGAAG CAATACGATTACGACAGCAGTACCATCCGCAAGAAGATATTCCAAGAGGCACTGGTGCAGATTACCTTGCCCACAATGCAGAAGACACTGGCTTCAACATTCAAACCA GAGTTGCAGAGATACGAGCAGTACATTTTTGCTGATTACACAAGTGTGATCCAAGTAGAGAACGTGTATGAAGAGATTTTATATCAGACACTGCTTGAAGAGGCCCTGAAAG tGATTGAAGAAGCTGCCGTTCTGAGGAAGCACAACCTGTTTGAGGACAGCCTGAAGGTGCCCTGCGAGAGCGTGTCCAGCCTGACGGAGCTGAGAACCCCCGTGGGATCAGCACAGGGCACCCCCACCAAGGTGCCCACGGCTGCCCGAGCCGAGGGCTCGGACACTGAGAGCCACGGGGACAAAATACTCGTTGTGACAGGGAAAATCGCGTGGGAGAAGGATGCTGATGAGGGAAAGTCACCAGACAAAGAGGCAGACACCTCTGTTAGTGCAGCTGGTGATcaggccagcaggagggaagcagTGGCTGTTACAGACATTGGTGACAAACAGGATTCCTTTTTGGCTGGCCACCATGAACAAGGAGTTGTAGAGGGAAAAAGCACATTGGAGAATGAATCAGAGTGTGTAGTGAGCACTGAGGGAGAACTGAAGACACAACAAAAAGCTGTGGAGGAAAAAGTAGCTTCCGAGACTGACACTGCAGTAATAAATTTTGGAGCCAGCCCTCAAATAGAATTTAAGGTaactgaaggagcagcagaggaagaagtGACTTCAGAGAGTCaaacagcagtggctgctgtgtcTGCCAGCGGCACAGAGAAagcaagcacagcacaggaaaagggtTCTGAGATACACTCTCAGGTGGGAAAGGGAGTTTTAACAGATACAGAGATTTTAGGGagtgcagaaaagaaaagcaaggtaGAAAACGAAATTATGGAAAAATTATCTGAGAGTGAAAATGCAGTAGGAACAGGGTTTAAAGGGGATAGTGAAAAAGAAAGCGATGAGAGTACTGAGACAAAGATTGTCTCCCAGGatgaaaagagagggagagcagggtTGGGGGATAGTCCTGAAAAAGAAAGCCAGTCCGAAGGAAAGAGTTGTAAAGCCCCCGATGATGTGAATGAGATAAGGAATTTGCTGATGTTGACAGTCGAGATCCCAGCAGATACTCCAGCTGAGAACATCAAGGAGGTTTGTGAGGGAGAGCTGCTGAAGTTACAGGAGCACCACAACGGGAACTACGAGCTGAGCCAAGTGGCCGTGGCAGGAATTGAGGTGAGCCAGAAGATGCAGAGTGAAGATGCAGGAGAATGTGCGGAGCTGAAGGAGGAGCGCCCGTCCTCAGCCAGCCCGGGGACAGACGGGAGGAGTGCAGAGAGCCTGCCCAGGGGGGCACAAGCAGCGTGGCTGGTGGAGGCAAAGGCAGAGGTGGAGAGCCAACCCGGTGAGAGATGGCAGCCGGAGGAACACACGGGAAAAGCGGTGGAAGACCAAAAGCCGTATGGGGAGGAAGGAACAGGGAACAGCCACGCTGTCCCGGGGGAGgctggcacacagagctgctttccgAGCCCTGCAGATGGAGCCACGGGGGACGTGCCCATCCTGGATAGCGCCAAGCCGGGACTGCTGGAGCCGGTGTCCCTGGAGCCGCAGCAGCGCCGGGGGCAGCCcggggcacacacagagccgGGGCGGCCGGAGGGGCAGCCGGGAGAGCAGTCTGCTTCACACGCAGGAATTCCGAGCACGGCAGGAAAAGCCGTCCTCCCTGAAGAACACCGAGAGGTTGGCTCCACGCAGCACAACTCCGAGGAGTAA